In the Paramormyrops kingsleyae isolate MSU_618 chromosome 6, PKINGS_0.4, whole genome shotgun sequence genome, one interval contains:
- the LOC111856162 gene encoding uncharacterized protein isoform X3: MDSEVSNFDQGLGAESGMDGENGENSEIAPVYCICRKPDINCFMLECGSCNEWFHGDCINVTEKMGEVIQEWFCEKCQSKDGSLEIKYHPKENHKKETKQIKRHMCGKCEPCRRTEDCMQCDFCKDMTRFGGPNKIRQKCRLRQCEVRARKNLLIRAVDRFATGNASDAMDQEKMPPSSTLSTCAESRASAAEWHHGTLNGTVQDQGSEDVICSPDDPETGVGCQTDLTLFDLVVMETYFSIMTCELNSVEDTSQRYGGNQKPCKSPYPQRESVLACLEDLFNIAC, translated from the exons GATAGTGAGGTGTCGAACTTCGACCAGGGGCTGGGGGCGGAGAGCGGCATGGATGGAGAGAATGGTGAGAACAGCGAGATTGCCCCTGTCTACTGTATCTGCCGAAAGCCAGACATCAACTGCTTCATGCT TGAATGTGGCAGCTGTAATGAGTGGTTTCATGGTGACTGCATTAATGTCACGGAGAAGATGGGGGAGGTCATCCAGGAGTGGTTCTGTGAGAAGTGTCAGA GCAAAGATGGCTCTTTGGAGATCAAGTACCATCCCAAGGAGAATCATAAGAAGGAGACCAAACAA ATTAAGCGTCATATGTGTGGTAAGTGTGAACCCTGCCGGCGCACAGAGGACTGCATGCAGTGCGATTTCTGCAAGGACATGACTAGGTTTGGGGGCCCCAACAAGATCCGACAGAAGTGCCGTCTGAGGCAGTGTGAGGTCCGGGCCAGG AAAAATCTGCTGATTCGAGCAGTGGACAGGTTCGCTACTGGTAACG CATCTGATGCCATGGACCAGGAAAAAATGCCACCCAGTTCAACACTTTCCACATGTGCCGAATCTAGGGCAAGTGCAGCTGAGTGGCATCATGGTACTCTGAATGGTACTGTCCAGGATCAAG GGTCTGAGGATGTCATCTGCTCTCCGGATGATCCTGAAACAGGGGTTGGATGCCAGACTGATCTGACTCTGTTTGATTTGGTAGTCATGGAAACATATTTCAGCATTATGACGTGTGAGCTAAACAGTGTCGAGGATACCAGTCAAAGATATGGAGGAAACCAGAAACCTTGTAAATCTCCATATCCACAGAGAGAGAGTGTTCTGGCTTGTCTGGAGGACCTATTCAATATTGCCTGTTAG
- the LOC111856162 gene encoding uncharacterized protein isoform X1, which yields MDSEVSNFDQGLGAESGMDGENGENSEIAPVYCICRKPDINCFMLECGSCNEWFHGDCINVTEKMGEVIQEWFCEKCQSKDGSLEIKYHPKENHKKETKQVRMEKQHGAPNFKISRRIKRHMCGKCEPCRRTEDCMQCDFCKDMTRFGGPNKIRQKCRLRQCEVRARKNLLIRAVDRFATGNASDAMDQEKMPPSSTLSTCAESRASAAEWHHGTLNGTVQDQGSEDVICSPDDPETGVGCQTDLTLFDLVVMETYFSIMTCELNSVEDTSQRYGGNQKPCKSPYPQRESVLACLEDLFNIAC from the exons GATAGTGAGGTGTCGAACTTCGACCAGGGGCTGGGGGCGGAGAGCGGCATGGATGGAGAGAATGGTGAGAACAGCGAGATTGCCCCTGTCTACTGTATCTGCCGAAAGCCAGACATCAACTGCTTCATGCT TGAATGTGGCAGCTGTAATGAGTGGTTTCATGGTGACTGCATTAATGTCACGGAGAAGATGGGGGAGGTCATCCAGGAGTGGTTCTGTGAGAAGTGTCAGA GCAAAGATGGCTCTTTGGAGATCAAGTACCATCCCAAGGAGAATCATAAGAAGGAGACCAAACAAGTGAGGATGGAGAAGCAACATGGTGCACCAAATTTTAAGATCAGCCGGCGG ATTAAGCGTCATATGTGTGGTAAGTGTGAACCCTGCCGGCGCACAGAGGACTGCATGCAGTGCGATTTCTGCAAGGACATGACTAGGTTTGGGGGCCCCAACAAGATCCGACAGAAGTGCCGTCTGAGGCAGTGTGAGGTCCGGGCCAGG AAAAATCTGCTGATTCGAGCAGTGGACAGGTTCGCTACTGGTAACG CATCTGATGCCATGGACCAGGAAAAAATGCCACCCAGTTCAACACTTTCCACATGTGCCGAATCTAGGGCAAGTGCAGCTGAGTGGCATCATGGTACTCTGAATGGTACTGTCCAGGATCAAG GGTCTGAGGATGTCATCTGCTCTCCGGATGATCCTGAAACAGGGGTTGGATGCCAGACTGATCTGACTCTGTTTGATTTGGTAGTCATGGAAACATATTTCAGCATTATGACGTGTGAGCTAAACAGTGTCGAGGATACCAGTCAAAGATATGGAGGAAACCAGAAACCTTGTAAATCTCCATATCCACAGAGAGAGAGTGTTCTGGCTTGTCTGGAGGACCTATTCAATATTGCCTGTTAG
- the LOC111856162 gene encoding CXXC-type zinc finger protein 1-like isoform X2, giving the protein MDGENGENSEIAPVYCICRKPDINCFMLECGSCNEWFHGDCINVTEKMGEVIQEWFCEKCQSKDGSLEIKYHPKENHKKETKQVRMEKQHGAPNFKISRRIKRHMCGKCEPCRRTEDCMQCDFCKDMTRFGGPNKIRQKCRLRQCEVRARKNLLIRAVDRFATGNASDAMDQEKMPPSSTLSTCAESRASAAEWHHGTLNGTVQDQGSEDVICSPDDPETGVGCQTDLTLFDLVVMETYFSIMTCELNSVEDTSQRYGGNQKPCKSPYPQRESVLACLEDLFNIAC; this is encoded by the exons ATGGATGGAGAGAATGGTGAGAACAGCGAGATTGCCCCTGTCTACTGTATCTGCCGAAAGCCAGACATCAACTGCTTCATGCT TGAATGTGGCAGCTGTAATGAGTGGTTTCATGGTGACTGCATTAATGTCACGGAGAAGATGGGGGAGGTCATCCAGGAGTGGTTCTGTGAGAAGTGTCAGA GCAAAGATGGCTCTTTGGAGATCAAGTACCATCCCAAGGAGAATCATAAGAAGGAGACCAAACAAGTGAGGATGGAGAAGCAACATGGTGCACCAAATTTTAAGATCAGCCGGCGG ATTAAGCGTCATATGTGTGGTAAGTGTGAACCCTGCCGGCGCACAGAGGACTGCATGCAGTGCGATTTCTGCAAGGACATGACTAGGTTTGGGGGCCCCAACAAGATCCGACAGAAGTGCCGTCTGAGGCAGTGTGAGGTCCGGGCCAGG AAAAATCTGCTGATTCGAGCAGTGGACAGGTTCGCTACTGGTAACG CATCTGATGCCATGGACCAGGAAAAAATGCCACCCAGTTCAACACTTTCCACATGTGCCGAATCTAGGGCAAGTGCAGCTGAGTGGCATCATGGTACTCTGAATGGTACTGTCCAGGATCAAG GGTCTGAGGATGTCATCTGCTCTCCGGATGATCCTGAAACAGGGGTTGGATGCCAGACTGATCTGACTCTGTTTGATTTGGTAGTCATGGAAACATATTTCAGCATTATGACGTGTGAGCTAAACAGTGTCGAGGATACCAGTCAAAGATATGGAGGAAACCAGAAACCTTGTAAATCTCCATATCCACAGAGAGAGAGTGTTCTGGCTTGTCTGGAGGACCTATTCAATATTGCCTGTTAG